A stretch of the Terriglobales bacterium genome encodes the following:
- a CDS encoding sigma-70 family RNA polymerase sigma factor translates to MTTAKKQLAPGITEAEAIDRAKAGDAESFELLYGLHKRRVYSLCLRMTGNTAEAEDLTQEAFLQLYRKIATFRGESAFSTWLHRLAVNVVLMHLRKKGLPEVSLEETMEPQQEDGPKKDIGARDNVLAGSIDRVNLERAIETLPPGYRIIFVLHDIEGYEHNEIAEMMGCSIGNSKSQLHKARMKLRDLLKTSRAEKALRR, encoded by the coding sequence TTGACTACAGCAAAGAAACAATTAGCTCCAGGAATCACGGAAGCAGAGGCTATTGATCGAGCCAAGGCCGGTGACGCCGAGTCATTCGAGCTTCTTTATGGCTTGCACAAGCGACGCGTGTATTCGCTGTGCCTGAGAATGACGGGCAACACCGCGGAAGCCGAAGATCTTACCCAGGAAGCGTTCCTCCAGTTGTACCGGAAGATCGCGACATTCCGGGGAGAGTCGGCGTTTTCCACTTGGCTGCATCGACTCGCCGTGAACGTGGTGTTGATGCACCTGCGGAAGAAGGGACTGCCGGAAGTCTCGCTCGAAGAGACCATGGAACCCCAGCAGGAAGACGGGCCGAAGAAAGACATTGGAGCCAGAGACAATGTGCTGGCCGGCTCGATTGACCGGGTCAACCTGGAGAGGGCGATCGAGACACTGCCTCCCGGATACCGGATCATATTTGTACTGCACGACATCGAAGGTTATGAACATAACGAAATTGCCGAGATGATGGGTTGCTCGATCGGCAATAGCAAATCACAGTTGCATAAGGCGAGAATGAAGTTACGCGACCTGCTGAAAACAAGCAGAGCCGAAAAG